The nucleotide sequence GTCACCCGGCTTCGGGGCGAGTTCGGGCACCACGTCGGCGGCGGCGGGGTCTTCGTCGATGACCGCGCCGATCCCGTCACCCCAGAACTCGGTGAGCAGTCCGCGGTCCTCGGCGGCCTGGTGACCGGGCTGCGCGGTGTAGAACACCGGGACCCCCGCGGCGCGGGCGGCGTCGGTCAGCGCGGCGATGTTCGCGACCATCTCCGGGATCGGGGCTCCCTCGTACGGCGCGAGGAAGTACCGCTGCGCGTCGTGCACCAGCAGCGCGGCACGGCCGGGGTCGGGTTTCCAGCCGACCCGCCCGGCGGGCAGCTCGGCCTCAGTCGGCAGGGCGTAAGGCTGGATCTTGGGCAGTGACACTCTCACTTCTCCTTCGCCAAGGCGGCCAGCGCCGCCCGCAGCTCGCGTTTGCTGGTCTTGCCGACCCCGGTCACCGGGAACTCCGGCACCACCTGGACCAGATCGGGCACCTTGAACGCCGCCACGCCGCGTTCGCGCACGAACCGGCGCAGTTCCGCCGCGGCGGGCTCGGCACCGGCAGCGGGGACGACGTAGGCGCAGGTGCGCTCGCCCAGATACGGGTCCGGCACCGCGACGACGGCGGCGTCGAGCACACCGGGGTGGGCCATCAGGTGGTTCTCGACCTCTTCAGCGGCCACCTTCTCGCCGCCGCGGTTGATCTGTTCCTTGGCCCTGCCGACGACTTCGAGGTGTCCCGACGGGTGCTGCCGCACGAGATCGCCGGTGCGGTAGAAGCCGTCCTCGGTGAACGCGGTCTTGTTGTGCTCGGTCGCGCGGTAGTAACCGCGGATCGTGTACGGGCCACGGGTCAGCAGCGCGCCGACCTCGCCCGGTGCGACCACATCGTCCGAAGTGGACAGAGGATCGTCCGGATTCACGACGCGGACCTCGTCGTCGGGCGAGATCGGCCTTCCCTGCGTGGCAAGGACGTACTCGTCCGGATCGTCGAGCCGGGTGTAGCAGACCAGTCCCTCGGCCATGCCGAACACCTGCTGCAGACGGCAACCCAGCGCGGGCCCGATCTTCTCGGCCAGCTCGCGCGCGCATTTGGCGCCGCCGACCAGCAGGACGTCCAAAGAGGACAGGTCGCGGGTGGTCCGCGCGGCCGCCTGCGCCCACGCGGCGGCCAGCGGCGGCACGAGCCCGGTGATCGTCACGCCTTCGGCCTCGATCAGCCGGAACGCGGTGTCGGCGTCGGGACGCGGCGCGAACACCGTGGCCGCGCCCGCGTGCAGCGCCCCGAGCAGACCGGGCGAGCTGAGCGGGAAGTTGTGCGCCACCGGCAACGCGGCCAGATACACGCTTTCCGGACGCAGGCCGCAGATCCGGGCGCTCTCCCGGACGCTGTAGAGGTAGTCGTCGTGCGTGCGCGGGATCAGCTTGGGCAGTCCGGTGCTTCCGCCGGACAACTGGAGGAACGCGACCCCGGCGGGGTCCGGATCCGGCAGGGCGCGCGGAGTCGCCGCTTCGAGCACGGCGAATTCCTCCGTGCCGACAACGAAGACGTTGCGCACCGAAGGGATTTCGGCGGCGACCGCGTGCGCCATGGCCGCGTGGCCGAACCGCTCGTGCTCGCCGACGGTCAGGATCGCCGCGGCCTCGCTCTGCTCGGCGAAGTGCCGCAGCTCGCTCGCCCGGTGCGCGGGCAGCGCGAACACCGGCAGCGCGCCCGCCCGCCACAGTCCGAACACGACGGACGCGAACTCCGGCACGTTCGGCAGTTGCACCACGACCCGGTCGCCCGCCCGGATCCCGGCACCGGCGAACCCGGCGGCGAGCCGGTGCGCCCGCTCGTCGAGTTCGGCGAAGGTCCAGCGGGCGTTCTCGCCGATCACGGCGGGACGCTCGGCATACGCCTCTGCGAGGCTGGTCAGCAGCTTGCCGAAGGTCTGACCGCGCCAGTATCCCGAAGCCCGGTAGCGCGCGGCGGTTTCGGGCGGCCAGGGCACGTGGTCGGTGTTCACGCCACGCCCTCCAGCCCGAGTGCCCGCAGCATGGTGCCGAACTTCGCGCCGGTCTCGGCGAGTTCCGCCGCCGGGTCGGAACCCGCCACCACGCCCGCTCCGGCGAACAACCGCACGGTGCGGTCGCGGACCTCGGCGCAGCGGATGGTGACGACCCATTCGCCGTCCCCGTCCTGGTCGGTCCAGCCGACGAGACCCGCGTAATAGCCGCGATCCTCGGGTTCGAGCGCGGCGATGGTGTCGCGGGCGAGCGCGGTCGGGACGCCGCAGACGGCGGGTGTCGGATGCAGTGCTTCCGCCAGCCCGAGCGCGGACGAACCGGCGTCGCCCGGGTCGGCGAGCCGTCCACTGATCCTGGTCGACAGGTGCCACATCGTGGGGGTGCCGATCACCTCGGGCTCGGCGGGGACGTCGAGGTCGTCGCAGAACCGGCCCAGCACCTCGGCCACCTGGGCGGCGACGTGGGCGTGTTCGGCACGGTCCTTTTCGGACGCCAGCAGATCGTCGATCCGGCGGGCGTTTTCGGCCTCGTCGGCCACCCGCGGCCGTGATCCGGCCAGCGGGTTCGCCGTCACCACCCGGCCGCGGCGGGAGACCAGCAGTTCCGGGCTCGCACCGACCAGGGTGCGTGGCGCGGGGTCTCCCGGCGCGCTGACGTCGACCGCGAACGCGTGGGCCGCCGGGTCCGCGTGGACGAGACGGGCCAGCAGCCGCGGCACGGCGATGGGGTCGCCACCGGTGACGTCGAGGCAGCGGGCCAGCACGATCTTGCGCAGGTCACCGTCGCGGATCTCGTCCAGCGCCTTGGCGACCGCGGTGGTGTAGACCTCCGGCGCGGGTCGCGGCGACACCGACCAGGTCGCACCGCCGAGCGGGGCGACCGGACCACTCGCCTTCGGTGGTCCTGCCCGGCGCACCACGGCGGGTACCACCAGGCTGCTCGGCGCGTCGGGCCGGAAGCCGATGGCCCCGGCCACCACGGGTTCGGTCACTCCCGCCACAAGTGCGGCGTCGAGGACTTCGGCGGCGGCACGGGCACGTTTGCCCGGCACCGCGTGGACCGGGGAATACACCCCGTCGGCGAGAAGCGATCCTCGAGCGGACGAGTAGTAGAACGATCCGGGCAGGTACGCCGCCAGCAGATCGGCCGCCTGGTGGACCGGCCTTGGTCGGGCCGGTGCAGGTGAGGACACGACTGGATTCCCTTTCGCGAATACTACTGACCAGGTCGGCACCTCGTGGTGCTGCGGTGCCCTATGCGACGCGGAACGCCATCCCCCGAGGCGCCTTTCGGTTAGCCTAACCTAATCATACGGACCCGAAAAGTCTTCATCGGGTCATCGAGATCACGCGCGGAGCGTGGCCCCGCCGTCGACGTACAGGTTCTGCATCGTGATATGCCGCGCGCGGTCGGAAGCCAAGAACAGGACGGCGTCGGCGATATCGGCCGGTTCGGCCATCCGGCCCAGTGGTATGCCGACACGGTATTGCTCCGGATTTCCCGCGATGACACGGTCCGCGCCGTTCTCGTCCGTCCACAGTAGACGTTGCATCTCGGTGTCGGTCGAGCCGGGGGAGACGATGTTGCAGCGGATGCCGGAGCCGGCGAGTTCGAGTCCGAGGCAGCGGGTCAGCATCGTCGCGGCCGCCTTCGACGCGGCGTACGCGGCCATCCCGCTGCGCGGGACTCCGGCCGCGTTCGACCCGACGGTCACCAGCACCCCGTTCCGGCGAGGCACCATCCGGCGTGAGATCTCGCGAAGCACGGTGAAGACACCCGTGGAGTTGACCGCGAAGGTCGCCGCCCAGTCTTCGTCGCTCGTGTCGCAGACGGACCCCGGCTTCAGCACACCCGCGACGGACGCCCCGATCCCGATCGGCCCGAGTTCGCGTTCGACCTCGTCGACGACCCGCGCGACGGCGGCGGGATCCCCGACGTCCGCGACGAACGGCGTCACTCCGTCCCGGGGAGCGCTTTCCGCCAGATCCACCGCCGCCACGACCGCGCCCGCCCCGGCGAGCGCGTCCACGACGGCCGCCCCGATCCCGCGCGCGCCTCCGGTGACGAGCGCGACCCTGCCCTCGATCCCCTCCACGCCACAACCCCCTGTTCCATTGCTTAGCCTTGCCTAAGCTAGCGGGCGAATCCGGGCAAAGCGAGGGACCAACACCGGTGATTCGGGACACTTCCGCCTGGACGGGCCGGGGTAAAAATGCCGTGGTGCGTCCCGTCCGCGTGTGCTTCCCCGGTCCGGTCAAGCGAGATCGCCTACCCGGGCAAGGGACAAGACAGCGGTCCGCGGACGGATCCTTCGCCCCGCAAGGTGATCTGCGCGCTCCCGCCGAGAGAGTCCCTGGCCGTGCACACGATCTGGTCGACCGCTCGCGCCGACAACCCGGCGACGCCGACCGACAGGGTCACCGTGACCCCGTTCGGCGCGGGCGTCTGGTCCAGAACCGCGGTGCCGGGCGGGACTTCGGTGGTGTAGTCCCGTTCCCGCTCGCTCTCGTCCGGCCCGGCGGCGAGCAGGTCGACGGGACTCGCCGGAGGCAGTTCCTGGGCCAGCGGGCGTAACACGCGGACCGGCTGTCCGCCGGACAGGAAGTAGAGCACCGCGCCGTTCGCGGGACCCGCCGGCGCGGGTGCTCCGGAGATCACGGCACTGGGGCGGACGCCGCAGCCCGCGACCACCGAAACGATCAGGAGTGCCGAAAGCCAGTTCTTCCTCATGCCGTCTCTCCCAGCCGGGGCAGGCGCAGCGTGAACACCGCGCCGCCGTCGACGCCGTTGGCCGCGCTCAAGGTGCCGCCGTGCAGCCGGGCGTTCTCCCAGGCGATCGCCAGCCCGAGCCCGCTGCCGCCGGATCTCGCCCTGGCCGAATCCGCCTTGTAGAACCGGTCGAACACGTGCGGGAGCACCTCGGGCGCCAGCCCGGGACCGTGATCCGAGACCTCCAGCGTGATCCGCTCCCCTGCTTCGGAAAGCCGGAGTGAGACCGGCTTTTCGCCGTGCCGCAACGCGTTCCCGACCAGATTCGCCACGATGACGTCCACCCGCCTCGGATCCCACTCGGCGAAGATCCCGGACGGCAGGTGCCCCGCCACCTCTCCCGTCCACCCCCGGATGCGCAGACTCGCCGCGACCACCTCGGCGACGTCGACTTCCTCCCGTGCCAGCGCGGCGGCCCCGGCGTCGAAGCGGGAGACCTCGATGAGGTCGTTCACCAGCCGCGTCAGGTTGTGCGTCTCCTCGATGCTCATCTTCGCCGCGCGACCGGCGTCCCCGGGCAGCTTCGACGCCTCCTGCTCCAGCACGTCCGCGACCGCGGTCATCGCGGCGAGCGGAGTGCGCAGTTCGTGAGAGACATCGGCGACGAACCGCCGCGCGTCGGCCTCCATCCGTTCCAGCTCGCCGACGTGCCGCTCCAACGCTTCGGCCGTTTCGTTGAAGGTGCGCGCCACCCCGGCCAGCTCGTCCGAGCCGCGGACGCTGATCCGCGCCCGCAGATCCCCCTTTCCCAGCCGCCGCGCCGCGTCGCCCAGCTCCCGCACCGGCCGCAGGACACCGCGGGCGGCCAGCAACGCCAGCCCGATCGCGAAGACGAGCGCCACCCCGCCGATCAGCCAGGCCCGGGTGGCGAGTTCGTCGATGCTCTTCGCCTCCGGCGCCATGCTGCGCGCGACGTAGGCCTCGATGCCCGAATCCCGTTGCTGCGCACCGGGAAGCAGAACGGTGAACCTGGTGCCCACCACCAGCATCGGCGTACCGCGGGCGTCGACTCGTTGCCAGGCGACGTTCCCCGACCGGACCCGCTGGCGAAGCTCGGGTGAGATCAGCGCCCGCATCTGCTCGTTCCCGCTCGACTTGTCCTCGTACAGGACCAGGGAGCTCAGGTCACGGTCGGACAGCTCACCGCTGATGCGGCTCAGCGTCCCGTCCCCCGGCGGCAGCGGGCCGAGCGGGAACAGCGCGGTGGCCTTGTCGACCAGGACGCGGGCGGTGGCGTCCTGCGCCTGCTGGAGGATCACGGTGCGGGACTGGACGTAGGCGCCGCCGGCGACGGTCGCCGCGGTGATCACGACCAGCAGGCTGAACGCCAGGAGCAGCCGGGTGCGCAGGCCACCGAGCTTCACAGTGGCCCGAAACGATAGCCGAATCCGCGAACCGTCTGCACGTAGACCGGCGCGGACGAGTCGTCCTCGATCTTCGCGCGCAGCCGCTGCACACAGGCGTCGACGACCCGGGAGTCGCCGAAGTAGCCGTGCTCCCACACGCTTTCCAACAGGTACTGCCTGCTGAGCACCCGGCCGGGCACCTGGGAGAGTTCGAGCAGGAGCCGCAGTTCGGTCGGGGCGAGGGCGACGGGCTTGTCCCCCTTGGTCACGGTCAGCGCGGCACGGTCGATGCCGAGGTCGCCGTGCCGCTCGATCTCGGCCGGCGTGGGCACCGCCGCCGCGGGCTGCCCGCTGCGGCGCAGCACCGCGCGGATCCGTGCCTCCAGCACCTGTGCCCTGGCGGGTTTGACCACGTAGTCGTCCGCGCCGGCGGCGAGCCCGGCCACCACGTCGATGTCCTCGTTGCGCGCGGTGAGCATGATGATCGGCAGATCCCCCGCCGCCCGGATCCGGCGGCAGACCTCGAAACCGTCCAGTCCGGGCAGCATCAGGTCCAGTACGACGATGTCCGGCGGCCGGGACGCGAGCCGGGCGAGGCCTTCCTCGCCGGTGGCCACCGCGTCGACCGCGTGGCCACGGCCGCCCAGCGCCATGCTGAGCCCGTCACGCACGGCTTGATCGTCCTCGATGAGCAGCACCCTGGGCATGCCGACGACTATCGCAGCGCCGGACGGAATCCGCTCGTCCATGACACGCCATGGTGCCCGTCCCGTTTCCGCGGAACGTCCACGGAATGTCATCGTTGCGTCACGGCGTGCTCCGTGCGGAACGGTGACCTTTTCGTCGGCGTCCGCGCACGTCGCCGCGATCGGGTTCGCACAGGCGTCGGCGAGGGTCGACGGCATGAAAGAACTCGTGCTCGCGGCGATCACCCGCGTCCTCGCGGTACTGCTGCTGATCCCGGCGTGGCTGCGATCCCCCGGCCACGCACGGCGGCTCGCCTGCGGTTGGGCGCTGTCACTGCGGTTCCCCGCCGAAGACCTCGCCGGGCTGACCGCCGGAACGCTCGCCGCGTTCACCGCCGCCCGGACCGAGGCGTTCTGGCGGCACCGCACGCTCCTCGGCGTCACCTCGGGACACCGGGACGCCGCCGAGCAGCATCGGCTGTACCTCGCGGAGGCCGGGCGGAAGCGTGTCCTGCCGCCGCAGGATTCCGCGCACGTCAGCGGTACCGCGCTGGACGTCCGGCCGCGCGAAGGCGCGCAGTGGCTGGAGGACCACGGCGCCCGCTTCGCGCTCTACCGGATCTACGACAACGAGTGGTGGCATTTCGAGTACCGGCCCGGCGAGGCTCCGCCCGCGCGGCTACCGCATCCTGGCTGGCGGGAAGGTGTCACCCGGTGACGGTGATCCGCGGCGCCAGCGCCGCCAGGAAGTCGGCCGCGTCGAAGACCTCGCCCGCGGAGACGACCCCGGTCGCCTTCGTCCGGCCGTCGAGCACGCGCTGGACGGCCTCCACCACCAGCGGGGCCGTGATGGCGTAGATGTCCTGTCCCCGCGCGACGATCCGCCGTTCTTCGCCGCCGGCCCGCACCACGACGTCGACCACGAACTCCTGCGAGGAAGGGCCGTCGGCGGGAGGCGCGGGCGTCTCGGGCGTCACGACCTCGCGGGCCGCGTTCACGGTCATGTACGTGGTCACTTCGGGAATGGTGAGGTGACTCGGGACGGTGACGACGTCGGCCATCGTGAACTCCCCGAGCACGGCGCGGGTCCCGAGCGGTGCGGGGAAGTCCCAGTCCAGCTCCGGCAGCGCGTCGTCACGGCGTTCGATCCGGCCGCCGGAGAAGCGGATCCGCTTTCCGTCCCGCCGTTCCCGCGAGACCCTGCCCGCCGCGCGAGTCCCCTCCGTCGGATGCCAGCTGCTCAGCCCGTACGCGACGTGGGCTTCGTCGGCGGACGTCCAGTCGCCCATAGCGGCGGTGACCATCAGGTCGCCGAGGCCACCGAAGAACGCCATCGCCGGGATCACCGTCGCCCCTGCGGCCCGGTCGCCGAACCGCGCGAAGGTGTCGATGTTCGCTTCGAGCTCCGCGGCCACGTCCAGGTACGGGATGCCCGCCCGCAGCGCCGCTTCGATCACCGGAGCGGCGGTGTCGGCGAAGGGCCCGGCGGCGTTGATCACCGCGTCCGCGCCGGTGAACGCGCGGTCGAGCGAAGCCGGGTCGTCGACCGACGCCTGCCGGACGTCGAGATCGGGCCAAGGCAGGCCGCGCAGCTTCGCCTCGTCGCGTCCTACGGCCAGCACACCGAATCCGCGTTCGCGCAGCTCCGCCACCACGAACCGCCCGGTGTGCCCGTAAGCCCCGAACACCGCGACGTCGTTGGTCCCCATGGTCTCTCCTGTCCTCGGCCGATCCACTGTGGACCATCCTGTCGGCGGACCGCGGCGATCGACAGTGTCCGGAACGCCATCATGCGTACACTTTCGGACATGAATACGGTCGCTCTCGCCGCCACGGACGGGATGCTGCAGTTCGAGCTGTCCATCGCCCACGAGGTCTTCGACACGGGCCTGTACGAGTTCGGCGTCTACGGCGCGAAGCCGGTGAAGGTCGGCCGGTTCCTGCTCGAACCTGAGCACGGGCTCGACGAGCTGAAGTACGCCGGCACCGTCCTCGTGCCCGGCTGGGCCGACACCGACGTCGATCCGCCGTCGGAGCTGGTCGAGGCCGTGCGCGCCGCCCACGAAGCCGGTGCGCGGGTGGCTTCCCTGTGTACGGGCGCGTTCGTGCTGGCGGCCGCCGGTCTGCTCGACGGCCACCGGGCGACGACGCACTGGGCGCACACCGACGCCCTCGCCGCCCGGTTTCCCTTGGTGGAGGTCGATCCGGACGTCCTCTACGTGGACAACGGCAGCGTGCTCACCTCGGCGGGCAAGGCCGCCGCGATGGACCTCTGCCTGCATCTGGTCCGGTCCGACCACGGTTCGGCGGTCGCGAACACCATCGCCCGCCGCCTCGTCGTCCCGCCGCACCGCGCGGGCGGGCAGGCCCAGTTCGTCACCGCCCCGGTGCCCGACCAGGACGACCATCCGCTGGGCGGTCTGCTCCCCTGGGTCACCGAACGGCTCGACCGGCCGCTGACCGTCGAGGACCTCGCCCGGCACGCGAACATGAGTTCACGCAACCTTGCCCGGCACTTCCGGTCGGCGACCGGGACCACCCCGTTGCGCTGGCTGCTGACCCAGCGCATCCGCCGCGCGCAGGAACTCCTGGAACGCACCGACGACAGCGTCGACCTGATCGCCGAGGCCACCGGGATGGGTACCGCCGCCACGCTGCGGCGGCACTTCAACCGCACGGTCGGAGTGCCGCCGGACAGCTACCGCCGTACTTTCCGCACTAACGCAGCCGTGCCGTGATCAGGTCCGCGACGGCCGCCATCCCGGCCTCGTTCGGGTGGTAAGGCACGCGTCCCGGCGCAGCCGCGTACCGCTCCATCCACGGAACGGCGGCACAGGCGTCGTGGTCCGCGCTGACCGCGGCCGCCGGGATCAGGGTGGCCCGTTCGGCACGGGCCGCCCGGCGGGTCGCCGCCGCGAGCCGGTCCGCGACCTCACGTTCGAAGGCCAGCTGCTCCGGGGTGAGCGGAACGCCGTCGCAGGCGGGCGCGGTGCGCGGCACGATCGTCAGATAGTCGGCCACCAGCACCCGCGCCCGCGGCGCGCGCTGATGGACCGCCGCGATGACGGCGCCGATCTTCTCGTGCACCGTGGTCAGCGCCGCACGGACGGCGTCCTGGTCGACCTGTCCGCAGTTCGCGCCGCCGGTGTTCTGGCAGCCGTAGGTGAACAGGCTCCCGACGTAGCCGACGTCGTTACCGCCGATGGTGATGGTCACCAGCCGGGTTTCCCGGGTGACGGCCTCGATCTGCGGCGGCTGCCCGGCCTGGCCGGTGGTGAGGATGTTCGCCGTCGTCGCTCCGCTGCACGTGACATCCGTGAGGGCGAATCCGCGCTCCCCGGCCACGAGACTCGCGTAATTCTTCGTCGAACGTCCGCACGCCGCCGGGGTTCCGGGCTGCTGCGGCGGAATTCCCGGCCCTGCGGCGAAGGAACTGCCCATGGCGACGTAGCGGGCGGCACCGGCGGCTTGGCCGGGCGGCGTGACCAGGAGACCGAGCGTGACCGCCGCGAGCACCGCGACGGACATCCGTTTGACCATGTCGAACCCCTTATCTCAGGAAGGTGACCGGTTCCGGTCCCGCGATGCCGTCGATGACACCGAGGGCGAGCAGATCTTCGGGCCGTGGCTTCAGCGCGTCGGCGAGCGCGGGGATCTCTTCAGGGTCCCGTTTGAGGATCCCGGCCGCCAGTTCCGGGGCGATGACGGAGAAGCAGGCGTCCGGGGTGAGCCAGATCCGGTCCGCCGAGCAGAGGGCGAGCGCGCCACCCGACCCTCCTTCCCCGATCACCAGGGTCGTGATCGGCACCTCCGCCGCCGCGATCGTGCCGAACAGTTCGGCGATCGCGTTCCCGGCCCCGGCCGTCTCCGCGGCCGGACCGGCGTCCGCGCCCGGGGTGTCGACGAGGGTCAGCACCGGCAGCCCCAGCCGGTCGGCGAGGCGGAGCAGCCGGGTCGCCGACCGGAAACCGCCGGGCGTGGTCGCGGTCCCGGTTTGCGCCGCGAAGGCGATCGGCCGCCCTCCCCTGCTTCCGAGTCCACAGAGGACACCGTCGTCGGCGCCGCCCCGGAGGGTGACGCGGGTGTCGAAGTAGTCGTCGAGGTAGGCGCCCGCGCGAGGCCGGTCCGCCGACCGGGCACGGAGAACGGCCTGCCAGCCGTCCGGCGCGGGATCGAGGGCGCCGAGCGCGCGGGGCAGATCCGCCGGGCGGTTCTGGGAAGCACCGGTCAGGAGACTTAGCCAGACCTCCAGCCGGTCGGCGATCGCCTCCTCGGCCACGAGTTCGTCGACATATCCGGCCGCGTACTGGTTTTCCGCCGTGTACGCGGGGTCGTCGGCGTATCGCTCCGGCCGCACCCGGCGTCCGGCGAACCCCACTTGAGCGCCTGGGACGGCGAGTACGACATCGGCGTCGGCGCCGAGTGAAGCCCACACTCCGCCGGTGGTGGGGTGCCGCGCGACGGTGATGTGCGGCAGCCGCTCTTGCCGCAGCAGCACCAGGCCGCGCGCGATCCGCTGCAGTTGCCGCAGCGCGGGAACGCCTTCCTGCATCCGGGTGCCGCCCGTGGACAGCAGCGAGACGACGGGCAGGCGGTGCGAGCGTGCCTCGTCGAGCGCCTGCTCGATGAGCGCGCCGGTCCTGGTCCCGACCGAGCCGCCGAGGAAGCCGAATTCGAAGCGGATCACCACGGTCTCGTGGTCGCCGATCTTCGCGCGCTCCCAGACCACCGACTCGTCTGTGCCCGTGCGTTCCCTGGCGCGGGCAAAGGAAGCGGCGTAGCCCGCCCAGCGCAACGGGTCAGTCATGGAGAGCCCGCTTGAGGACCTTGCCCATCTCGTTGCGGGGCAACGCTTCCAGGTACCGCACCACCCGCGGCCGCTTGTGCGGGGAGAGCAGCTCGGAGACGTGGTCGGCGAGTTCGTCCGCCGTCGGTTCGGCCCCGGCCGGGACGATCCAGGCCACGATGCGCTCGCCGAGGTCGTCGTCCGGCTCCCCGGTGACAGCCGCCTCCGCGACCCCGGGATGCTCCAGGAGCGCGTTCTCGATCTCGCCCGCGCCGATCTTGTAGCCGCCGCTCTTGATCAGATCGGTGGCGCGGCGGCCCACGATCCGCACGTAGCCGTCCGGATCGCGCACCGCCATGTCGCCCGTCTTGAACCAGCCGTCCCGCATCGCGGCTTCCGTGGCGTCCGGCCGGTTCAGGTAACCGAGGAACAGGTTCGGGCCGCGAACCTCGATCTCTCCGACGGACTCGCCGGAGAGCGGTTCTCCGGCGTCGTCGACCAGCCGCAGTTCGACACCG is from Amycolatopsis lurida and encodes:
- a CDS encoding isochorismatase family protein, producing MRVSLPKIQPYALPTEAELPAGRVGWKPDPGRAALLVHDAQRYFLAPYEGAPIPEMVANIAALTDAARAAGVPVFYTAQPGHQAAEDRGLLTEFWGDGIGAVIDEDPAAADVVPELAPKPGDTVLTKWRYSAFQRSTFTEQLAEAGRDQLLITGVYAHIGCQATAVEAFMRDIQPFLVGDAVADFSRERHDQACEYVAQRCGALTTTAAALAALAPIHAGAQG
- a CDS encoding (2,3-dihydroxybenzoyl)adenylate synthase, whose amino-acid sequence is MNTDHVPWPPETAARYRASGYWRGQTFGKLLTSLAEAYAERPAVIGENARWTFAELDERAHRLAAGFAGAGIRAGDRVVVQLPNVPEFASVVFGLWRAGALPVFALPAHRASELRHFAEQSEAAAILTVGEHERFGHAAMAHAVAAEIPSVRNVFVVGTEEFAVLEAATPRALPDPDPAGVAFLQLSGGSTGLPKLIPRTHDDYLYSVRESARICGLRPESVYLAALPVAHNFPLSSPGLLGALHAGAATVFAPRPDADTAFRLIEAEGVTITGLVPPLAAAWAQAAARTTRDLSSLDVLLVGGAKCARELAEKIGPALGCRLQQVFGMAEGLVCYTRLDDPDEYVLATQGRPISPDDEVRVVNPDDPLSTSDDVVAPGEVGALLTRGPYTIRGYYRATEHNKTAFTEDGFYRTGDLVRQHPSGHLEVVGRAKEQINRGGEKVAAEEVENHLMAHPGVLDAAVVAVPDPYLGERTCAYVVPAAGAEPAAAELRRFVRERGVAAFKVPDLVQVVPEFPVTGVGKTSKRELRAALAALAKEK
- a CDS encoding isochorismate synthase, translated to MSSPAPARPRPVHQAADLLAAYLPGSFYYSSARGSLLADGVYSPVHAVPGKRARAAAEVLDAALVAGVTEPVVAGAIGFRPDAPSSLVVPAVVRRAGPPKASGPVAPLGGATWSVSPRPAPEVYTTAVAKALDEIRDGDLRKIVLARCLDVTGGDPIAVPRLLARLVHADPAAHAFAVDVSAPGDPAPRTLVGASPELLVSRRGRVVTANPLAGSRPRVADEAENARRIDDLLASEKDRAEHAHVAAQVAEVLGRFCDDLDVPAEPEVIGTPTMWHLSTRISGRLADPGDAGSSALGLAEALHPTPAVCGVPTALARDTIAALEPEDRGYYAGLVGWTDQDGDGEWVVTIRCAEVRDRTVRLFAGAGVVAGSDPAAELAETGAKFGTMLRALGLEGVA
- a CDS encoding 2,3-dihydro-2,3-dihydroxybenzoate dehydrogenase; translated protein: MEGIEGRVALVTGGARGIGAAVVDALAGAGAVVAAVDLAESAPRDGVTPFVADVGDPAAVARVVDEVERELGPIGIGASVAGVLKPGSVCDTSDEDWAATFAVNSTGVFTVLREISRRMVPRRNGVLVTVGSNAAGVPRSGMAAYAASKAAATMLTRCLGLELAGSGIRCNIVSPGSTDTEMQRLLWTDENGADRVIAGNPEQYRVGIPLGRMAEPADIADAVLFLASDRARHITMQNLYVDGGATLRA
- a CDS encoding GerMN domain-containing protein; translation: MRKNWLSALLIVSVVAGCGVRPSAVISGAPAPAGPANGAVLYFLSGGQPVRVLRPLAQELPPASPVDLLAAGPDESERERDYTTEVPPGTAVLDQTPAPNGVTVTLSVGVAGLSARAVDQIVCTARDSLGGSAQITLRGEGSVRGPLSCPLPG
- a CDS encoding ATP-binding protein, encoding MKLGGLRTRLLLAFSLLVVITAATVAGGAYVQSRTVILQQAQDATARVLVDKATALFPLGPLPPGDGTLSRISGELSDRDLSSLVLYEDKSSGNEQMRALISPELRQRVRSGNVAWQRVDARGTPMLVVGTRFTVLLPGAQQRDSGIEAYVARSMAPEAKSIDELATRAWLIGGVALVFAIGLALLAARGVLRPVRELGDAARRLGKGDLRARISVRGSDELAGVARTFNETAEALERHVGELERMEADARRFVADVSHELRTPLAAMTAVADVLEQEASKLPGDAGRAAKMSIEETHNLTRLVNDLIEVSRFDAGAAALAREEVDVAEVVAASLRIRGWTGEVAGHLPSGIFAEWDPRRVDVIVANLVGNALRHGEKPVSLRLSEAGERITLEVSDHGPGLAPEVLPHVFDRFYKADSARARSGGSGLGLAIAWENARLHGGTLSAANGVDGGAVFTLRLPRLGETA
- a CDS encoding response regulator transcription factor gives rise to the protein MDERIPSGAAIVVGMPRVLLIEDDQAVRDGLSMALGGRGHAVDAVATGEEGLARLASRPPDIVVLDLMLPGLDGFEVCRRIRAAGDLPIIMLTARNEDIDVVAGLAAGADDYVVKPARAQVLEARIRAVLRRSGQPAAAVPTPAEIERHGDLGIDRAALTVTKGDKPVALAPTELRLLLELSQVPGRVLSRQYLLESVWEHGYFGDSRVVDACVQRLRAKIEDDSSAPVYVQTVRGFGYRFGPL
- a CDS encoding D-alanyl-D-alanine carboxypeptidase, whose protein sequence is MKELVLAAITRVLAVLLLIPAWLRSPGHARRLACGWALSLRFPAEDLAGLTAGTLAAFTAARTEAFWRHRTLLGVTSGHRDAAEQHRLYLAEAGRKRVLPPQDSAHVSGTALDVRPREGAQWLEDHGARFALYRIYDNEWWHFEYRPGEAPPARLPHPGWREGVTR
- a CDS encoding saccharopine dehydrogenase family protein, with amino-acid sequence MGTNDVAVFGAYGHTGRFVVAELRERGFGVLAVGRDEAKLRGLPWPDLDVRQASVDDPASLDRAFTGADAVINAAGPFADTAAPVIEAALRAGIPYLDVAAELEANIDTFARFGDRAAGATVIPAMAFFGGLGDLMVTAAMGDWTSADEAHVAYGLSSWHPTEGTRAAGRVSRERRDGKRIRFSGGRIERRDDALPELDWDFPAPLGTRAVLGEFTMADVVTVPSHLTIPEVTTYMTVNAAREVVTPETPAPPADGPSSQEFVVDVVVRAGGEERRIVARGQDIYAITAPLVVEAVQRVLDGRTKATGVVSAGEVFDAADFLAALAPRITVTG
- a CDS encoding helix-turn-helix domain-containing protein, yielding MNTVALAATDGMLQFELSIAHEVFDTGLYEFGVYGAKPVKVGRFLLEPEHGLDELKYAGTVLVPGWADTDVDPPSELVEAVRAAHEAGARVASLCTGAFVLAAAGLLDGHRATTHWAHTDALAARFPLVEVDPDVLYVDNGSVLTSAGKAAAMDLCLHLVRSDHGSAVANTIARRLVVPPHRAGGQAQFVTAPVPDQDDHPLGGLLPWVTERLDRPLTVEDLARHANMSSRNLARHFRSATGTTPLRWLLTQRIRRAQELLERTDDSVDLIAEATGMGTAATLRRHFNRTVGVPPDSYRRTFRTNAAVP